The Anopheles cruzii unplaced genomic scaffold, idAnoCruzAS_RS32_06 scaffold03790_ctg1, whole genome shotgun sequence genome segment AGCACTCGCACTATTTGGTGCCGATGGCATGGAACATCTCGAAAGGTAGTTCCGATGCTGGTGTCATTAGTGAGACATTCGCGCAGTTCTACTGGCAAGGCCAGACGCTGGGACCGGAGTTGTTGGAACAATTCTCCTTGTACATGACCGACGCAATGTTCGCGATCGGTGTACTGGAGATAGCGAAACTGCATTCAACCCGGATGCCGGTCTATGTCTATCACTTCACCTATGACGGTGACCTGAACCTGTTCAAAAAGCCACTGGGCGTCTCAATACCGGGTGCGGTACACGGGGACGAGCTTTACTACATGTTCGACTCGAAGACACTTATGAGCGAGCAACTTCCTGTCACTGGCCATGCGCTCACGGTCCGCAAGCGAATGCTCCGACTTTGGACTAACTTTGCCAAGTATGGGTAAGTGACACGAACCGCCTTCGGCCGACTTTTTGGGGAAGTGTGTATGCATTGGTCTAACTGGTCTCTGGTTCCAGAAACCCAACTCCGGTAGTGGATCC includes the following:
- the LOC128277087 gene encoding cocaine esterase-like, producing the protein MVAALQLVPYRALIAQQKDVYSSALQLVPIDFGPVVEPPDAPGSIVLPRTPMELIEDGAYQAVPLLTGFNNLESILLIMQEDVTPNLYDTFNEHSHYLVPMAWNISKGSSDAGVISETFAQFYWQGQTLGPELLEQFSLYMTDAMFAIGVLEIAKLHSTRMPVYVYHFTYDGDLNLFKKPLGVSIPGAVHGDELYYMFDSKTLMSEQLPVTGHALTVRKRMLRLWTNFAKYGNPTPVVDPVLQNILWPQLDRGTVNVVLNIDHDLVLGSNSIASRYELWQSLAQ